The Candidatus Omnitrophota bacterium genome window below encodes:
- the plsX gene encoding phosphate acyltransferase PlsX, giving the protein MKIVVDAMGGDYAPTAVIAGAISAIKELNVKIVFVGQEDVIKKELSRYQYSPEDVEIVHAPEAIDMHEPATSSIRTKKNSSISIGVNLLKQPSYDAFVSAGNTGAVVCAATIYLGMIKGIDRPGIGLVIPTLNRFAFLIDVGANPDPKPEHLLQYSLMSRVYAQEVLRIENPSVGLLNIGEEEGKGTDFAKETHKLLSERVKNFIGNVEPNELFSGKCSCIVSDGFTGNIMIKVSEGLMESIATLLKREIKKSPMALAGAALLKPCLNDIKKYADYSEYGGAPLLGVNGIVMISHGRSSPKAIKNAIRAAKREVEHNILAAIIKEVG; this is encoded by the coding sequence TGATGCGATGGGCGGTGATTACGCGCCGACAGCTGTTATTGCCGGGGCTATCAGCGCCATTAAAGAATTAAATGTCAAAATTGTTTTTGTCGGACAAGAAGATGTTATTAAAAAAGAATTAAGCCGCTATCAATATTCTCCGGAAGATGTCGAGATCGTCCATGCGCCGGAAGCCATTGATATGCATGAGCCGGCCACATCCAGTATCCGCACGAAAAAAAATTCTTCCATTTCTATCGGAGTTAATCTTTTAAAACAACCATCTTATGATGCTTTTGTCAGCGCCGGAAATACCGGCGCGGTCGTTTGTGCGGCTACTATTTATTTAGGGATGATCAAAGGCATTGACCGGCCCGGCATCGGTTTAGTTATTCCAACCTTAAATCGTTTTGCTTTTCTTATTGATGTTGGCGCCAATCCTGACCCAAAACCGGAACACCTTTTGCAATATTCGCTGATGAGCCGTGTTTACGCGCAGGAAGTTTTAAGAATTGAAAATCCGTCGGTAGGACTTTTAAACATCGGCGAAGAAGAAGGCAAGGGAACTGATTTTGCCAAAGAAACACACAAGCTTCTTTCTGAACGTGTTAAAAATTTTATCGGTAATGTTGAGCCGAATGAACTTTTTTCCGGAAAATGCAGTTGTATCGTTAGTGACGGATTTACCGGAAATATCATGATCAAAGTCTCTGAAGGATTAATGGAATCCATCGCCACACTTCTAAAACGCGAGATCAAAAAAAGCCCCATGGCCTTAGCCGGAGCCGCACTTTTAAAACCTTGCCTTAATGATATTAAAAAATATGCCGATTATTCCGAATATGGCGGAGCGCCTTTGCTTGGCGTTAACGGCATTGTCATGATCAGCCACGGCCGCTCTAGCCCAAAAGCTATAAAAAATGCCATTCGCGCGGCCAAGCGAGAAGTTGAACACAACATTCTTGCGGCGATCATCAAAGAGGTTGGTTGA
- a CDS encoding beta-ketoacyl-ACP synthase III, whose amino-acid sequence MRHVGILGLGSYLPEQKLTNSDLAKIVETSDEWIMSRTGIKERRVVAKGEKTSDLAIGAAKDALKNSHLDASKIDLIVVATVTPDSNFPSVSCLVQKAIGAKHAAGFDISAACAGYLYALTTAKQFIQTGLYNCALVIAAENMTSIIDWTDRGTCVLFGDGAGACVLGVEEKKNHGILADHLENFGNLSDLMSVVVEGRRHPSQKAAEKSKLPYVVMDGKEIFKVAVNSMAEAVEKVAKKAGLKLSDIDCIVPHQANDRIISAVAKKLDVPKEKIFINIDKYGNMSAASIAVAFHEAVQQGRIKKGDYVALVAFGAGLVAAANIVRWA is encoded by the coding sequence ATGCGTCACGTCGGTATTCTCGGTTTAGGATCTTATCTTCCCGAACAAAAACTTACCAATTCAGATCTAGCAAAAATTGTCGAAACATCCGATGAGTGGATCATGTCACGCACCGGCATTAAAGAACGCCGTGTGGTCGCCAAAGGCGAAAAAACAAGTGATCTGGCTATCGGCGCCGCCAAAGATGCTTTAAAAAATTCTCATCTTGATGCTTCCAAGATCGATTTGATCGTGGTGGCAACCGTCACTCCTGATAGCAATTTTCCCTCGGTGTCTTGTTTGGTTCAAAAAGCCATTGGCGCCAAACATGCCGCCGGATTTGATATCAGCGCGGCTTGCGCGGGTTATCTTTACGCGCTTACAACCGCCAAACAATTTATCCAAACCGGGCTTTATAACTGCGCGCTGGTCATTGCCGCCGAAAATATGACTTCCATTATTGATTGGACCGATAGAGGCACGTGCGTTTTGTTTGGCGACGGAGCAGGGGCTTGCGTTTTAGGCGTTGAAGAAAAGAAAAATCACGGCATTCTTGCCGATCATCTGGAGAATTTTGGAAATCTCTCTGATTTGATGTCGGTGGTCGTCGAAGGAAGGCGTCATCCGTCTCAAAAGGCGGCTGAAAAATCCAAATTGCCTTATGTGGTGATGGACGGAAAAGAGATCTTTAAAGTCGCGGTCAATTCCATGGCCGAGGCGGTTGAAAAAGTCGCTAAAAAAGCAGGCTTAAAACTATCTGATATCGATTGCATCGTTCCGCATCAGGCCAATGACCGTATTATTTCGGCGGTGGCAAAAAAGCTGGATGTCCCGAAAGAAAAAATCTTTATCAATATTGATAAATATGGAAATATGTCCGCCGCCTCCATTGCGGTGGCTTTTCATGAAGCGGTACAGCAAGGCCGAATTAAAAAAGGTGATTATGTGGCGCTGGTGGCATTCGGTGCTGGCTTGGTTGCGGCGGCGAATATCGTGAGGTGGGCATGA
- the fabD gene encoding ACP S-malonyltransferase: protein MKNIALIFPGQGAQKVGMGKEFFESSAAAKEIFQKADDILKVNLSDVIFNGPAEKLTSTAFCQPAIFTFSVAALKAFEAHPKFKDISPTFCAGLSLGEYSALVSCNALSFEEGLKLVERRSFFMDEATRKEKGAMAAVIGFPKDLLSEICKETGAQVANFNSPEQIVITGEAQKVAAACEKIRAQGAKTVIPLDVAGAFHSSLMQSAVGPFEQELAKAKFLTPKFPILSNVDAVATTDARLIRENLAKQITSSVRWDDSVRFMAQQGITEFIEIGPGKVLKGLMRKINPALKVYNIETLADLEALPF, encoded by the coding sequence ATGAAAAATATTGCATTAATATTTCCCGGTCAAGGCGCGCAAAAGGTTGGCATGGGCAAAGAATTCTTTGAAAGCTCAGCCGCGGCCAAAGAGATCTTTCAAAAAGCTGATGATATTTTAAAGGTCAATTTATCCGACGTTATTTTTAACGGCCCCGCCGAAAAACTCACCTCAACGGCTTTTTGTCAGCCGGCGATCTTTACTTTTAGTGTTGCCGCTTTAAAGGCGTTTGAGGCTCATCCAAAATTTAAAGATATTTCGCCAACATTTTGCGCCGGATTAAGTTTAGGCGAATACTCGGCGCTGGTTTCTTGCAATGCGCTTTCCTTTGAAGAAGGATTGAAGCTCGTAGAGCGGCGTTCTTTTTTCATGGATGAAGCAACGCGTAAAGAAAAAGGCGCCATGGCGGCGGTGATCGGCTTTCCAAAAGATCTTTTAAGCGAAATATGCAAAGAAACAGGCGCTCAAGTGGCTAATTTTAATTCACCGGAGCAGATCGTGATCACCGGTGAAGCACAAAAGGTTGCGGCGGCTTGCGAGAAAATTCGCGCTCAAGGTGCCAAGACAGTTATTCCTTTGGATGTAGCGGGAGCGTTTCACTCCAGCCTTATGCAGTCTGCCGTCGGCCCATTTGAACAGGAATTAGCAAAAGCAAAATTCTTAACGCCAAAATTTCCTATCCTTAGTAATGTTGACGCTGTTGCAACAACGGATGCGCGGCTTATTCGTGAAAACTTAGCTAAGCAAATTACATCATCGGTGCGCTGGGACGATTCTGTTCGTTTTATGGCTCAGCAGGGCATTACGGAGTTTATTGAGATTGGTCCGGGTAAGGTCCTCAAAGGACTTATGCGCAAGATCAATCCCGCTTTAAAAGTTTACAACATCGAAACCCTAGCTGATTTAGAAGCGCTTCCATTTTAG
- a CDS encoding 3-hydroxyacyl-ACP dehydratase FabZ family protein gives MPELTFDELRKILPQAYPFLMIDRVVDYKEGESLVAVKNITANEWCFEGDPENGVFPETLLMETAAQAGIILHHLSKIKEGENPIFFLGKTTANFLGQAKIGDQLQIKVSNGKMLDTSGYCTINILSKEEKIADVEIFYKVKK, from the coding sequence ATGCCGGAACTGACTTTTGACGAATTGCGAAAAATTCTACCTCAAGCGTATCCTTTCTTGATGATCGACAGAGTTGTTGATTACAAAGAAGGCGAAAGTCTCGTCGCTGTTAAAAATATCACGGCTAATGAATGGTGTTTTGAAGGCGATCCGGAAAACGGGGTTTTCCCCGAAACGCTTCTCATGGAAACCGCCGCGCAAGCCGGCATCATCTTGCATCATTTAAGTAAAATTAAGGAGGGTGAAAATCCCATTTTTTTCTTAGGAAAAACCACCGCGAATTTTTTAGGTCAAGCAAAGATCGGCGATCAGTTGCAGATCAAGGTTTCAAACGGAAAAATGCTCGATACAAGCGGATATTGCACAATTAATATCTTATCCAAAGAAGAAAAGATCGCGGATGTTGAGATCTTTTATAAGGTGAAAAAATAA
- a CDS encoding beta-ketoacyl-[acyl-carrier-protein] synthase family protein, with product MAAGKNYKRVVITGLGVVSSLGIGWEDFWPNIMAGKSGISKIESFDTAPYDRHFGGEVKNFNPEHFIDKRKIPQLGRASQMAIAASKLALKDAKIKLDELAKRKCGVCIGTTMGESQAIESMVKQITDSGRFNAKKILILEYPADSIAANVSRYFGFKERSFLFANACAAGNYSIGYAHDLISSGKAEYMLAGGADALSRIAFTGFGRLYAMAPEKCQPFDKNRKGMMLGEGSGILFLESLDSAKKRKAHIYAEILGYGLSCDAFEMTAPKIEGVVKAMERSIKQSGIQKEEISYVSAHGTGTPENDTAECQAINKALGSNTPKVPVSSIKSMLGHTMGAAAALEAIACCLSIEKQEVPPTINLEAQDPECKIDCVPGKGRKHKVGTVLNNSQAFGGNNACVAMRRYAQ from the coding sequence ATGGCCGCAGGAAAGAATTATAAACGTGTTGTTATTACCGGGCTTGGCGTGGTTTCTTCTTTAGGGATTGGCTGGGAAGATTTTTGGCCGAACATCATGGCCGGTAAAAGCGGCATTAGTAAAATTGAATCCTTCGATACAGCTCCCTACGACCGTCACTTTGGCGGGGAAGTTAAGAATTTCAATCCTGAGCATTTTATCGATAAGCGAAAAATCCCCCAATTAGGCCGCGCGTCGCAAATGGCTATCGCGGCAAGTAAACTCGCCCTTAAGGATGCAAAAATTAAACTGGATGAGTTGGCAAAGCGAAAATGCGGCGTTTGCATCGGAACGACGATGGGGGAATCTCAGGCCATCGAAAGCATGGTCAAGCAGATTACGGATTCAGGGCGGTTTAACGCAAAGAAAATCCTTATTTTAGAATATCCGGCTGATTCAATTGCGGCAAATGTTTCCCGTTATTTTGGTTTTAAAGAAAGAAGCTTTTTATTTGCTAATGCTTGTGCGGCGGGTAATTATTCTATTGGCTATGCTCACGATCTGATCTCATCCGGAAAAGCGGAGTATATGCTTGCCGGTGGCGCTGACGCTTTGTCGCGCATTGCTTTTACCGGTTTTGGCCGGCTTTACGCGATGGCGCCGGAGAAATGCCAACCTTTTGATAAAAATCGCAAAGGAATGATGTTGGGAGAAGGTTCCGGGATCCTTTTTCTAGAAAGCTTGGATAGCGCAAAGAAACGAAAAGCCCATATTTATGCCGAAATTTTAGGATACGGTTTGTCCTGCGATGCTTTTGAAATGACGGCGCCAAAGATTGAAGGTGTTGTCAAGGCTATGGAAAGATCAATTAAGCAATCTGGAATTCAAAAAGAGGAGATCAGTTATGTGAGCGCTCACGGAACGGGAACTCCTGAAAATGATACAGCCGAATGTCAGGCGATCAATAAGGCCCTCGGCTCAAACACTCCTAAGGTTCCGGTCAGTTCTATTAAATCGATGTTGGGCCATACCATGGGAGCAGCCGCGGCTCTTGAAGCCATTGCGTGCTGTTTATCCATTGAAAAGCAAGAAGTCCCGCCGACCATAAATTTAGAAGCGCAGGACCCTGAGTGTAAAATTGATTGCGTTCCCGGTAAAGGGCGCAAACACAAAGTTGGGACAGTGTTGAATAATTCCCAGGCGTTTGGCGGAAATAACGCGTGTGTAGCCATGCGACGCTATGCTCAATAA
- a CDS encoding ATP-binding protein — protein MLNNELHLNPFAISNLLTAFTCIILSAILFLCGKTKLSFVYGLHTCCVALWGFGGFLSTSSVSSVSAFFWWKIAFSAVIFIPILFLHAIFILVSQRNILILLACYSAGVFFLVLNFNGVLFTDVMFMFDSFYYLRGKWPYLALFICWILAVVYGHYLLIRFIGEQKDKHYLLFVTSTIVGFLGGASNFLPGFGINLYPIASFLIPVYFVVISYAVLKHQILDINLIIQKSVVYSISVAIITAIYFMFILGIGQLFQGLIGSQSFLMNLFAVLMIAILFNPLREQVQRFIDRYFFQGTLESLAQEKQRLQQELYHKEKLAYIGQLASSVVHEIKNPLTAIKTFVDYLPQKYNDVDFREKFSRLIPGEVERIDRVVGQLLNLAKPRQVNLKPLNVLTVIDTTLALLQDNLTLKKISVQRDFSVNEAIINGDEEQLRQVFLNLFLNAIQAMDKGGTLTVEAKDYRPKTKAQKSDDPLVLSLESGVYQITITDTGCGISEESLKKLFTPFVTTKKDGIGLGLSISQEIILSHGGMIMAESKLGKGTKFTIELPRD, from the coding sequence ATGCTCAATAATGAACTTCATCTCAATCCGTTTGCGATTTCAAATTTGCTGACGGCGTTTACTTGCATTATCCTCTCAGCCATTCTCTTTCTTTGCGGTAAAACAAAATTAAGTTTTGTTTATGGTTTGCACACATGTTGTGTCGCTCTCTGGGGTTTTGGGGGCTTTCTCTCGACGTCCAGTGTTTCCAGTGTAAGCGCATTTTTCTGGTGGAAGATTGCTTTTTCTGCAGTTATATTTATTCCAATCTTGTTTTTGCATGCCATTTTCATTTTAGTTTCTCAGCGTAATATTCTTATTTTATTAGCATGTTATAGTGCGGGAGTATTCTTTCTAGTCTTAAATTTCAATGGAGTACTTTTTACCGATGTTATGTTTATGTTTGATTCTTTTTATTACCTAAGGGGTAAATGGCCTTATTTAGCACTCTTCATCTGTTGGATTCTCGCGGTAGTTTACGGACACTATCTTCTTATACGATTTATTGGTGAACAAAAAGACAAACATTACTTACTCTTCGTTACGTCAACTATTGTGGGCTTCTTAGGTGGTGCGTCAAATTTTCTGCCAGGATTCGGCATTAACTTATATCCTATTGCAAGCTTTCTGATTCCTGTATATTTTGTGGTAATTTCATATGCAGTATTAAAACATCAGATACTTGACATAAATCTTATTATCCAAAAAAGCGTTGTTTATTCAATCTCAGTTGCAATTATTACAGCTATATATTTTATGTTTATTCTGGGAATTGGGCAGCTATTCCAGGGGCTAATTGGGTCGCAGTCTTTTTTGATGAATTTATTTGCTGTTTTGATGATTGCGATTTTATTCAATCCCTTGAGGGAGCAGGTTCAGCGGTTTATTGACCGATATTTCTTTCAAGGAACCTTGGAATCTTTGGCTCAGGAAAAGCAGCGTTTGCAACAGGAGCTTTATCACAAAGAAAAACTTGCCTATATCGGCCAGCTTGCGAGTTCTGTTGTTCATGAAATAAAAAACCCGCTAACAGCCATAAAAACTTTTGTTGATTATTTACCGCAGAAATATAATGATGTGGATTTCAGAGAAAAGTTTTCTCGCCTTATTCCCGGAGAAGTTGAGCGTATTGATAGAGTGGTGGGGCAATTATTAAACCTCGCGAAGCCTCGGCAAGTTAACTTAAAGCCCCTTAATGTTTTAACCGTGATCGATACAACGCTTGCGCTTTTGCAAGACAATCTTACCTTAAAGAAAATCAGTGTTCAGAGAGATTTTTCCGTAAATGAAGCTATAATAAATGGTGATGAAGAACAGCTTCGCCAGGTGTTCTTAAATTTGTTTCTAAATGCTATTCAGGCGATGGATAAAGGGGGAACGCTTACTGTTGAGGCTAAAGACTACAGACCAAAGACCAAAGCCCAGAAATCAGATGATCCTTTAGTCTTGAGTCTTGAGTCTGGAGTCTATCAAATTACGATAACCGACACCGGTTGTGGAATTTCCGAAGAGAGCTTGAAGAAGCTTTTCACGCCTTTTGTAACAACAAAAAAGGATGGGATTGGTTTAGGTCTTAGTATTTCGCAAGAAATTATTCTGTCGCATGGTGGGATGATTATGGCTGAAAGTAAATTAGGCAAGGGAACAAAATTTACGATTGAATTACCGAGGGATTGA
- a CDS encoding NAD(P)/FAD-dependent oxidoreductase — protein MKKEEYDVIIVGAGIGGLVSASYISKAGKKVLVLECSRHSGGCCASFEANGFQFDPFVHSLGSCRKGGRVSSFLSEFKLNGKLSIQRYNPSDIVISGEKQIRFWNTRKALLEELSANFPEEGIAIHNFLSFVSSSSEKVLLIRLQGLSLAELLDSYFKNSLLKSVLGVLILGNAGLPPSLVSAYFSVFVFRDFIFDGGYYVKGGIQEFANVIAENLNRMGADILFASEVSSVQNSDQIFDVTTVDGRSYRSQKVILNCSIYESNRILNTEREKIPCDIKPSLSAFTLYLGMDDKLAIDDNLLANVWYLPQPNLEKMYADISSGNFTSKNVYLLMYFSEFFRKKKNKTISIFVNAPYSEDLFGKNKDGQFINDILSKAEVVVPQLRKHIVFLKNFSPVGINKYIRSYMGATYGASPTVAQCYNRKVLQRLNSVPKLYFVGHWTTQGFGVPAVVDLARRKAGQILNEN, from the coding sequence TTGAAAAAGGAAGAATACGACGTAATCATTGTTGGCGCCGGGATAGGCGGATTGGTTTCTGCTTCTTATATAAGTAAGGCAGGAAAGAAAGTCTTAGTTTTGGAATGTTCAAGGCATAGTGGGGGATGTTGCGCATCGTTTGAGGCGAATGGTTTTCAGTTTGATCCTTTTGTTCATTCTCTTGGTAGCTGTAGAAAGGGTGGACGTGTTTCTAGCTTTCTTTCTGAATTTAAACTGAACGGTAAATTATCTATTCAGAGATATAATCCTTCTGATATTGTGATTAGCGGAGAAAAGCAAATTAGATTTTGGAATACTAGAAAAGCTTTGCTTGAGGAGCTTTCCGCAAACTTTCCAGAGGAAGGTATCGCTATCCATAATTTCTTATCATTTGTTTCTAGTTCAAGCGAGAAAGTTCTCCTGATTCGCTTGCAGGGTCTTAGTCTTGCGGAGTTATTGGACAGTTATTTCAAGAATAGTCTCTTAAAATCAGTCTTGGGGGTATTGATACTGGGAAATGCAGGGCTTCCCCCGTCTCTTGTGTCTGCTTATTTTTCTGTTTTTGTTTTTAGGGACTTTATTTTTGATGGGGGCTACTATGTAAAGGGTGGGATACAAGAGTTTGCGAATGTAATTGCTGAGAATCTAAATAGAATGGGAGCTGACATTCTATTTGCCTCAGAAGTAAGTTCAGTACAAAACTCTGATCAAATCTTTGATGTCACTACTGTAGACGGACGAAGTTATCGCAGCCAAAAAGTAATTTTAAATTGTTCCATTTATGAGTCGAATCGGATTCTTAATACTGAGAGAGAAAAAATTCCTTGTGACATTAAGCCTTCTTTATCAGCATTTACATTGTATTTGGGCATGGATGACAAGCTTGCTATTGACGATAATCTGCTCGCCAATGTTTGGTACTTACCACAGCCAAACTTGGAAAAAATGTATGCAGATATTTCTTCCGGAAATTTTACCAGTAAGAATGTTTATCTCTTGATGTATTTCTCAGAGTTTTTCCGGAAGAAGAAAAATAAGACCATCTCTATTTTTGTTAATGCGCCATATTCTGAAGATTTGTTTGGAAAAAATAAAGATGGCCAGTTTATAAATGACATTCTCTCTAAAGCAGAGGTGGTTGTTCCTCAGCTTAGAAAGCATATAGTATTCCTAAAGAATTTTTCTCCAGTTGGAATTAATAAATATATTCGAAGCTATATGGGCGCAACCTATGGTGCTTCTCCGACAGTTGCCCAATGTTACAACCGAAAAGTTTTACAGCGTCTAAATTCAGTTCCAAAATTATATTTTGTTGGGCATTGGACAACACAAGGTTTCGGCGTTCCAGCTGTTGTGGATTTAGCAAGGCGAAAAGCAGGGCAAATTCTAAACGAGAATTGA
- a CDS encoding SDR family oxidoreductase, producing the protein MIKRDTILLTGGTGMVGSFMLYLLLLKGHKVFCLVRKNPGVSSRKRVVDVLKFWGGKNFLAKKHLRFLNVIDGDITKVKLGVSSIVQEKLCREINAIFHFAALTNFKCSSEILTDVNIRGTRNILDFGVNCLHHGNRVKVYHMSTAYVCGSYKGRFSEADFDLGQSFTIPYEWSKFEAEKIVRQYRGKGLEVDILRAPAIIGEAATGKALTFSQSFYQALRILSKRIFSELPCKNTSFNIVFIDDLCKSIYRIFSKSTLKNSCYHLFNSTPLPVDNFLLLASKFLRIKAPKFIYPNRKWQKKLTATERAILKFNFSFLSRKLKLDSRKTNRYLQEIGFQFLEYKNNHLKKILFYMKNSKAI; encoded by the coding sequence ATGATAAAAAGAGACACAATATTGTTAACCGGCGGAACTGGCATGGTTGGATCTTTTATGCTCTATTTATTATTGCTCAAAGGCCATAAGGTTTTCTGTTTAGTCAGGAAAAATCCAGGAGTGTCTTCAAGAAAACGAGTAGTTGATGTTTTAAAATTCTGGGGAGGAAAAAATTTTCTTGCTAAGAAACATCTAAGATTTTTAAACGTAATTGATGGCGATATCACTAAGGTTAAATTGGGAGTATCTTCAATAGTTCAAGAAAAGCTTTGTCGCGAAATTAATGCAATATTTCACTTTGCGGCGTTGACTAATTTTAAGTGTTCGTCAGAAATCTTAACTGATGTAAATATTCGCGGGACGCGAAATATCTTAGATTTTGGAGTAAATTGCTTACACCATGGAAATCGCGTGAAAGTCTATCACATGAGCACGGCTTATGTTTGCGGTAGTTATAAAGGGCGTTTTTCAGAGGCCGATTTTGATTTAGGTCAGTCGTTTACTATCCCGTATGAGTGGAGCAAATTTGAAGCAGAGAAAATTGTTAGACAGTATCGGGGGAAGGGGCTGGAAGTTGATATCTTGAGAGCACCCGCGATAATCGGAGAGGCTGCTACTGGGAAAGCATTAACTTTTAGTCAATCGTTTTATCAAGCGCTCAGAATATTAAGCAAGAGAATATTTTCAGAGTTACCATGCAAAAATACAAGTTTTAATATCGTTTTTATTGATGATCTTTGCAAAAGCATCTATCGTATTTTCTCAAAGTCGACCTTAAAAAATTCCTGCTACCACTTGTTTAATTCTACGCCACTACCCGTTGATAATTTCTTATTGCTTGCAAGTAAGTTTTTAAGGATCAAAGCTCCTAAGTTTATATACCCGAATCGGAAATGGCAGAAAAAACTTACAGCTACAGAAAGAGCTATACTGAAATTTAATTTTTCATTCTTGTCTAGAAAGCTAAAATTGGATTCTAGAAAAACTAATCGTTATTTGCAGGAGATTGGATTCCAATTTTTGGAATATAAAAATAATCATCTTAAAAAAATATTGTTTTACATGAAAAACTCGAAAGCAATTTAA
- a CDS encoding ATP-binding protein — MAITRTSIFIATYSLILGIPFALAFGYQERLISALGKNWWMVPLISSTVLATAGPFIYLFIQKRAEDRLLQEQRRYQMTLRQASSGMSKIKDLKKLLRMIVHIVTRTVHLEHSQVYLYDSTDKKFFLEATRNKGATKPSAVISIDSPLIRYLFGMREPIVYEEIKQRTQDYSDAELSQVEENLRQLDAAVVIPSFVENKLLAIIVLGKKLSGKLYSEDDLAVFSILANQAALAIENAQFYEDIKRTQEQLFQAEKMATIGTMADGLSHQINNRLHALGFIAGDALDTIRLKKEIKTPEEAQSILADLERSLTRIQDNVKQGGEVVQGLLKYTRKGEAGFSPVDFSQLLTASIEMAGYKVKLDQISIVKDFSEDIPKILGNFTQLQEVFFNLIDNAYDAMMQRKVEQKEPDYKGKINISARRLEGKIEIGVLDNGIGVKDEDSRKLFTPFFTTKLSSKKGTGLGLYVIQKIIEDNHGGKVSMSSEYMTGTLVTILLPTVN; from the coding sequence TTGGCAATCACTCGAACAAGTATTTTCATAGCAACGTATTCACTCATTCTTGGCATTCCCTTTGCTCTCGCCTTTGGATATCAGGAGAGATTGATTTCTGCTCTTGGAAAAAATTGGTGGATGGTGCCTTTGATCAGTTCGACCGTGCTTGCTACCGCTGGGCCGTTTATTTATCTTTTTATCCAAAAAAGGGCGGAGGATAGATTACTACAGGAACAGCGCCGTTATCAGATGACGCTTCGTCAAGCTTCCAGCGGGATGAGTAAGATCAAGGATCTAAAGAAACTTTTAAGGATGATCGTCCACATTGTGACCCGAACTGTTCATTTGGAGCACAGCCAGGTTTATCTGTACGACAGCACTGATAAGAAATTCTTCCTGGAAGCGACCCGCAATAAAGGCGCGACTAAGCCTAGCGCTGTTATCAGCATTGATTCGCCCCTCATCAGATATTTGTTTGGCATGCGCGAACCCATTGTCTACGAAGAAATAAAGCAGCGTACGCAAGATTATAGCGATGCTGAATTAAGTCAAGTTGAAGAAAACCTTCGTCAGCTGGATGCCGCTGTTGTTATTCCCAGTTTTGTGGAAAATAAATTATTGGCGATCATTGTTTTAGGAAAAAAACTTTCCGGAAAACTCTATAGCGAAGACGATTTGGCGGTGTTTTCTATTCTGGCCAACCAGGCGGCGCTTGCCATTGAGAATGCTCAATTTTACGAAGATATTAAGCGCACTCAAGAACAGCTTTTTCAAGCTGAAAAAATGGCCACCATCGGGACCATGGCCGACGGGCTTTCCCACCAGATCAATAATCGTTTGCACGCGCTTGGATTTATTGCCGGCGACGCCTTAGACACCATCCGCCTAAAAAAAGAGATCAAAACACCCGAGGAGGCGCAAAGCATTTTAGCCGATCTGGAGCGCTCGCTTACTCGCATTCAAGATAATGTCAAGCAAGGCGGAGAAGTTGTTCAGGGGCTTTTGAAATACACCCGTAAAGGCGAAGCCGGATTTTCTCCGGTGGATTTTAGCCAGCTATTAACGGCTTCTATTGAAATGGCCGGATATAAAGTTAAACTTGATCAGATCTCGATTGTTAAAGATTTCTCCGAAGATATCCCGAAGATCCTGGGGAATTTTACCCAGCTTCAGGAAGTGTTTTTTAATTTGATCGATAATGCGTATGACGCTATGATGCAAAGGAAAGTTGAGCAGAAAGAGCCCGACTATAAAGGGAAAATAAATATTTCCGCGAGACGGCTGGAGGGTAAAATAGAGATCGGTGTTTTGGATAATGGCATTGGCGTTAAGGATGAAGATTCCCGAAAACTGTTTACGCCGTTTTTTACTACAAAGTTGTCCAGCAAAAAAGGAACAGGGTTAGGGCTTTACGTTATCCAAAAGATCATTGAAGATAATCATGGCGGAAAAGTTTCCATGTCGTCGGAATATATGACGGGAACGCTTGTTACGATATTATTGCCAACAGTTAATTAG
- a CDS encoding response regulator has protein sequence MLKLLIVDDEVDIREFAGNFFRKRQIDVFTASGGNEALRLIDQENPNLVLLDVRMEEMNGIDVLKTLRNRNNPVKVIMVTGVENTETIREANSLGVAGYIHKPLVLEELEKVVLKELQ, from the coding sequence ATGCTAAAACTGCTTATTGTAGATGATGAAGTTGATATTCGAGAATTTGCCGGGAATTTTTTCCGCAAACGCCAAATTGATGTTTTTACAGCCTCCGGCGGTAATGAAGCTTTGCGTTTGATCGACCAGGAAAACCCCAATTTAGTTTTGTTGGACGTGCGCATGGAGGAGATGAACGGCATTGATGTTTTAAAAACTTTGCGAAACCGCAACAATCCTGTTAAAGTTATTATGGTGACCGGAGTAGAGAACACCGAAACCATCCGCGAAGCCAATTCACTCGGTGTGGCTGGATATATTCACAAGCCGTTGGTTCTGGAAGAATTGGAAAAAGTTGTTTTAAAAGAACTTCAATAA